The genomic DNA AATGTTTCACTGTTTTAACTCTGATGACCAGGGATTTTAAAACACACTTTAAGTAGCTACTCTTACAATGCAGGGTGCTTTAGCCGTCAGACGTGGCTGTCATTTCAATACATGTTGTCTGCTCTCCGCTGAGCACAAACTCTGGGTTTTCCTCCATTTTTCCTTCACAGTGTAACAGTTGTTTTTGATAAATGGAACTAATGGTTTGTGCTGGGAGTCCTATTAGTGTCCGCCACCTTTCATCTGTCGAGGTCACTCTTAACACGGGAGACTCTGTATCCAGGCCATTTCCAACTTCCATCAAAGCTAtgcagcttctctctctccccctttcctccggcttcccccctctctcttacacacacacacacacacaggcttactCTCTCACATTCtcgccccccccacacacactattTTCTCAATTTTCAGCTTTCTTTTTGCCATCATACAACACCTCTGAGCCAGACACACTTTCACCCCTCTTCCTCCTGACCTCTCAACTATTACCTTCCTAGCTTCCCCCTTAAGGTATAAAACAATGCCTGTCCCATAACAACGGCAGATAATCCCTCcttgtagtttttttttatttctctcccatctcctcttctcccacCGTCAGATGAGATCGACATGCTCGAGCGCCTGTGGCTCTCGGGGATCTGTCACAACGACAAGATTGAGGTGATGAGCTCCAAGCTGGACATCGACAACATGGCGGGGGTCTTCTACATGCTGCTGGTGGCCATGGGGCTCAGTCTGCTGGTTTTCGCCTGGGAGCACCTGGTGTACTGGAAGATCAGGCACTGCCTGGGCCGCTCCGGTGGCATGGACTTCCTATTGGCCCTCAGCAGGGTGAGTTACTGACTGAATtatagtggtagtagtgatgccccctggtggtggtagtggtggtggtggtggtagtgatgtcCCCTGgtggtggtgaaagggaaagggcTTGGTGCATCAACACATCACAGGCTATGTTTGTACCTCGTTTTAAAAGTGACCCAGTTTTCTCCAAGATTTCAGAGGACATTGTGTTTTCTTACTGCTGCGTTCTACGTCGACGTTCCGGGATCTCTCCGACTGTGACTCCCGCTTTCAATTTCACCGAATGTTGATTCACGTGCTCAACGGGCAATGTTGATTCATGTCCATCAGATTTCTGTCCTCCTGATAAATGAGATTTAGTGGGATGACTCTTGATTTTCAATAAGACATATTGGTATTGAATGATTCTTCTTTAAGTAAAGGTGACAAGGCTGTTATGATTTACATGGCCCCGCCATACAACACAATTAATGGTAGCCTATCAGTCTTTTAAGGCTGTAAATTACCTGCATTAGAACTGTCACAAGTTCCTCCTCCGCCCTCATTAGTATTTTGTGGTCAGTTGCCTCCTCTCCGAGAGTACAGAGCAGAGCGAGATTGCATAGACGGCATCCGCCATATTCATTGCACGTCACATTTTATGctagagaggaaagaaaggacaAATGATTCTCTTTGAAAGAGTCAGTTCTGACTTACTGTTTGACCACTGCACTAGGAGCTCCAGAGTGCGCAGCACACTAGGGGGTCATTTAGAAAGAGCAGTTGAACTGAGCTTGAGTGCACCGTAATTGCAGACACTGAGGTAAGTGTATGCAGACCTCTATGGGGACACATTTCTGCTACATTTCTGCCACAACTTATGAACCTATGTAACCTAGTTTTACGAGACTTTACGAGACTTGCGTAACTTTCAGTATCAATGTTCTCATCTAGAGATACTGGGATGTGGAGTTTGATAGCTGTATCCTAACTAGCTTCCCCTTCTATGTCTACACAGGGTATGTACAGTTGCTGCAAGTTTGAAGATGAAACCGTCTCTGGAAGCCTCAGAAACACACTTCCCCTATATCAGAGTGTTCCCACAATGCCACCTCCACCCCAATCCCACATCTCAGcggctgtaacctgtaacactaCTCTTGCCAtggtgcagcagcagcagaggcatcatcaccagcagcaacagcagcatgagcagcagcagcagcaacagcaagcATACAGCATGCTTCCTGCTGGATCTCCGCCAACTACTGGGTACTCTGCAATGGCCCTTGGGCCATCAAACAGTCCCCTTTTGGAGGGTCCCATGCCGTGCTCCACTTTTCTGCCTCGCCATGACCGCAGATTGGCTGTGGTAGACCGCTGGAACCGTCCCAAGCCCAGCACGGACAAGCCGattggtggcagcggtgggatcCCAGACATGGCACAGTTTCAACAGGGCTTGCCCCCTCATTGGGCTGGGGGAGCCYGTGGAGGGGACGGMYGRCTGGATGAATACAAYCGATACTATGGCCCGATCGATCCAGAGGGCTTAGGGGCAAATGCTGACCCACAAACAGGTGGCTCTCAAACCCCCAAAARMAACCAGAGGGGYACAAAGTCCTCAGGAATGCCWKGYCTACCTTCTAAAGGACCGCCCCCTGGGCACTTAATGTCCAAGCCCCCTCTACCGCTCCCCTCATCCCCACATCSYCCGCRATTTTGGAGAAGAGGCAGCCTCCCMAAAAGAAAGGGCTCCGGGGGGCCTCTGTATGAGAACATCCTCCCCRtggggagaagagggggagggcggTACGGKGCAAGGGATGGAGGTGGCAGGCGAYGCCGTRGCCCTCCCCCACTCCCWTTGCCTGTCCCTGTCMCGTCCCCTGCCCWCACTACRCCTACCACTCCRTCTCARTCCGRCCTCTACACCTCSAGCTCCTGCTCCTCCACCTCATCKAGTTCATCCTCGTCCTCATCCTCCGTCTCCCTCTCACGGTCCAACTCACCCTCATCCTCCACCATCACATACACATCGTCCCAGAGTTTTAAGTACAGGGCTGGCAGTAGGGATGTCGAGGACGTTTATGACTCTGATGAGCTGATAGAGGAGTCTAGCCTCCTGCTAGGACGGAGAAAGGGCAAATCCCGACGCATGTCCTCTCGCTCACTGCCTTGCAGTCCACCCCCTCCGCCTGTACCACCCCGCAAGCCTCGTctacagtatgagagagagagggctgggagCCAGCTAGCCCAGCTGCAGGAGTGGTGGACCTcctggggtgagagagaaagacttaGAGGAACAGGAACCAGggccgaggggaaggaggagaaacGGCATCacaaagacagagaaagggagagaaagagaaggaagaaaggccggaagaaaaaaaagagagaggagaaggagagagagcgggagcgcAAGCGGCATaaagtgaagaagaagaagaagaaagaggagaaggtgaAGAGAAGAGATCGGGGCAAGCGATCAGAGCACGAGGAGGGAGGTGGTGAACAGAGAGGGCAGCTCAAAGCGATAACGCAAGAGGCCTACTCCTCCTACCCGGCTCTGAGGCGTGACTCTATGAGGAAAAAGAGTGAAGGTTCTATCAGAAGTTACGGATGGGATATTCCAAGGGATGAAGASAGGAGAGAMAGKGAGGARAAGGAAAMAGATGATGGAGASGACACTAGAGGCAAGGAAAGYKACAGAAGTCCTRACTCTCGCCACAGGCATGCAGYTAGGCCTTCCAGTTccagcaagcagtaccagagcRCCAGWAAACCCTCAACCMCTGTCAAATTCTGGGGAGCYGGAAACCCATCSTCAGAGARTCCTTCATCTGCATTTCTYCCACTGATCCCRRTCTCYTCCAGGCGCAGGAGTAAGGGTTCAGATAGAGAGGCCCTAGGGAAAGAAGGGGAGAKGCGCCCCCTGTTGGGCAGGAACGAYAYAGTGGAGGTTCACTSCAAAGAAGGTRTGTCGTTTCATGAGTGGGATTCcgaagatgatgatgaagattCCGAGGAGGAACGGAGAAAAGTGGAGCAAGAGAAGAGACACAAGAGAAGACGAAGGACCGCATCAGAGTCCGAAAGGGAAKGRGATAAGYTGGTGGGCATCTACTCKGACGACGACGGCTCCTCGGGAGAATTRGGAAAGTTCGAAAGGTACTGGGAMGGTCATGAGGGTAGYGCGGTTGGGGGKATAGGAGGGGGAGGTTGGTTTTTCGGCACTTATCCCGCCAGAGAAAAAGCCGGCAGCATAAACAGTAGGGATGGCTCGTTATTGGGCCGTGGGGAGGGATGGGGCGGAGCAGGGGGAGCAGGGGAAGGTGGCTGGGGATCAGGTGAAGCCTGGGGTTCAAGGAGGATAGGTggtacacagtggcctccacctcCATTGACACCACCAGCTCCTCGAAGATACTGGTCCGTGGACAAGCTTCCcgtgaaggaggagaagaaagagaaacggAAGGACAAGGACAAAGGGCGAGGTGATGTGGCTTGCAACTGCCAATCTGCCCTCGAGCATCAACACGCTCACTCTAAATGGGCCAAGGTGAGCTCTCGTAGCCAGGAGGAGCTATTTCTACACTGTCAACGTTTCGGGAGCAGCGCCAATTCCAAACGGCATTCCTTCAAACCCGACCGGACCCAGAATCAACCCAAATCGGGAAGCCAGTCCAACCTCAGCATCCAGCGAACACAGCGGACGGACCGCATTCGGCAGTCCTCTACATCGCAAGccctcatcccctccctccctccaccaacACTCCCAGCCCTTCCTGCCCCTCCTTCTGCATCCCATCCCATCCACGTCCCTCTTCCCACCTCGTCCTCTTCGGTCTCATCTCCCTCTGTAGTATCCTCCACCCCAGGCGCCCCCCAGCCGTCTTCTATGGCTTCTGCTAGTGCCAAACTCCTGTACCAGAGACTGCGCTCAGTGCCCCAGCCCCAAAGGTTACAGTCACCTCACCTGCCCCTCAAGGCCAAGAGCCTCTGCTCACGGAGGGGGTccgcacacttctccagtgtggaGAGCGAGGTGTGAGGCGAATCATAGACACCTACCTGGGTAGGAAACACCGACCTATTCAGACAACCTTGGGTCATGACTGTTTGGCAACCGCAGTTTTGTATCTCAGCCCCCTGTAACTCTTGCACAACCCCCATTGTCCAGTCAGAGGGAGTGCACAGCAATGTCATGTTTACTGGGGCTCTCTTCATTCTGGTCAGAGTATCTGTACGACTACATGTGTTGTTGGTAAACTGaaattggtgtcagaagtgggatctcCGAAATGGGGGTCGTCCTCCTGACACGGCCGTGTCTTTGGGTCTTGAAGTGAAGTGGTTATTATTGTCAAATTTATATTTGCTCTTGAGGGCTCAGGTACTCATTCATAGACCTCCCTACTGAGGGCTCCAATGCAGGAACATTTGACTCACATCCCTGAAACATTAACCTCCAACGTTCCTTTACCGAACGGTTTACACCTCACAGGCCTGTGAAATCTGAGGGTCATAGTTGTGTACGTTCTATGTTTCACGTTTAGGGAGAATAGAATAGTAGCTAGCTCTCTCGGTtttccccattcaccctctcaaACTCATATTtgatgttctgtgtctgtgttttaccgTGTTTGTATTCTTGACAACAGGGTAAGTCGACTGTGACTGATCTTATACTGTGCCAAACTTCAGCGGAGCTTACATACAATGCTGTTTCATTGATACCACAGGTACTCCCCCATTCATGACCCTCTTGAGCAATACATTACCTGCACACCAACAGTTCatgcattttatattttaaaaaggtTAGTTTACTATATGTGTTATTATAATATGAGACAAATGTATTAATTATGACAAAATGTAAGCACTGTGCTGTACTATACTGGGTACAAGCCAAATGTTTTCAACTACCTAACGTCATTGGCAGCCTTCCCCCCCCCCATAAGACAGAATGTAGCCTTGACCTAGTCTGCTGCAACTATGAAGACACTATAAGATTgtagcattttgggggggggggactagatGGAATTGTCGGACATGTGGCCTCACAGGTGGTCAGGATTCATTCTCTGTGTCCCAGTAACGATGTCAACATGATAGGTGCCTAAATGATGCTACCAGAGATGCGTTTGTGAATCCGTAATCAAGAGCTAGCTTGCTCAGAGCAATTTGACGGGAAAGCTGATACCTGCACAGTCAGATGTACTTTCAAATCAGCCAGTTTCCCACCAAcctttagcattagcattagcattagcaacAGGAAGTTGAATAGCGGAGAGTGAACACTGTTAcgactttttgtgtgtgttgtcagtaaCCCACAAGGCTAGTTCCATCTTCTCCATATAGTCTGTTTAGCGCATTCATCTGCCAGTGACTGCATCTGAGCCATAATTcagctgaagaaaaaaaagagtaaCCTTAGTTAACACGAAGTTGTTGTGTAAAGTTTGTCTGCATTTCTTTGAATATCTAGATATATatcgcatatatatatatttgtgtagtTGGGTAGCATTAGAGTAATTGTTGTTTAGCATCTTGATATGGGGATATTGTTTATCATTCCAGTGCCATTAGATAAGATATGAATGTTCCATGTGAAGGAAATATCTCCTTTTTCACCCACAATTGGGAGCGCTCTTTGTTGCTAAAAGTATAGGTTTTTATTCTTAAAACCTAGTTAACCCAAGAGCGGTAGGAACACAATGGAAGCAGTGCTTTGCTTGTTACAATCAACAGCTTGCAAGAATCCAATGACGAGGCTAACCCGTGGGCGAAATGTTACCTGCTAAGGTATTTGTACCACAATTTAACCGAAATCTCTGTCCCTTGTCCTTGTCTATTTGTTGTGTTGATGAGTGTCTGCAATTGTAAACCGTTCTATTTTTTATTAAGTATCTGTGAATATTTCTTTCATCTCAATAATAGCATatctatatataataatatatttcaaAGATAAGATCTTATCTGTTAAGTTTGTCTACTAAATTTACAGTATTATCTAGGAAGCTGGCTTTTTGTCTGTCTTACCTGGTCTCAAAACCCAGTGAAATCAGAGACCAGAACCTGACTGTGTTCTTACCGACCATCGACCACGATTAGTTAACAATGATATTCGCGATGTGACGAAGGTGTGTGTCTGACGACCGTGTCACTGTAGTAGTGTAAGTTTGGGCCTTGGCTGTAACACGTTATTAATaaccattatattatattatattaggtATTTTTACCAGGGCATAGTCTGCTCAGTAACACCAATGAGATACTGAGCCTGGATTTCAACTGTACCAATGAGTTGAAGTGTACAGCGACTTCTTTAAACACCGAAACTCAATGTGGTCTAGCGGGCAGCAACAGGCTTTTTGTTGCGTCATGCAGCAGTATACTATCTATGGTGAGCCATACCAGGACTGTGGCGTGTGTTCCCTCTCTGCGAACCTGCGTCTGTCGTGCTGaa from Salvelinus sp. IW2-2015 linkage group LG31, ASM291031v2, whole genome shotgun sequence includes the following:
- the LOC111955475 gene encoding uncharacterized protein, producing the protein MMFVMCLSVVAVTVFIFEFFSPVGYNRSLQSAKKTGGSKFTIGKSIWLLWALVFNNSVPVENPRGTTSKIMVLVWAFFAVIFLASYTANLAAFMIQEEYIDTVSGLSDKKFQQPTEQYPPLRFGTVPNGSTEENIRSNYANMHNFMXRNNQNGVEEAIDNLKTGKLDAFIYDAAVLNYMARKDEGCKVMTIGSGKVFATTGYGIALHKNTRWKRPVDLALLQLVGDDEIDMLERLWLSGICHNDKIEVMSSKLDIDNMAGVFYMLLVAMGLSLLVFAWEHLVYWKIRHCLGRSGGMDFLLALSRGMYSCCKFEDETVSGSLRNTLPLYQSVPTMPPPPQSHISAAVTCNTTLAMVQQQQRHHHQQQQQHEQQQQQQQAYSMLPAGSPPTTGYSAMALGPSNSPLLEGPMPCSTFLPRHDRRLAVVDRWNRPKPSTDKPIGGSGGIPDMAQFQQGLPPHWAGGAXGGDGXLDEYNRYYGPIDPEGLGANADPQTGGSQTPKXNQRGTKSSGMPXLPSKGPPPGHLMSKPPLPLPSSPHXPXFWRRGSLPKRKGSGGPLYENILPXGRRGGGRYGARDGGGRRXRXPPPLPLPVPVXSPAXTTPTTPSQSXLYTSSSCSSTSSSSSSSSSSVSLSRSNSPSSSTITYTSSQSFKYRAGSRDVEDVYDSDELIEESSLLLGRRKGKSRRMSSRSLPCSPPPPPVPPRKPRLQYERERAGSQLAQLQEWWTSWGERERLRGTGTRAEGKEEKRHHKDRERERKRRKKGRKKKKREEKERERERKRHKVKKKKKKEEKVKRRDRGKRSEHEEGGGEQRGQLKAITQEAYSSYPALRRDSMRKKSEGSIRSYGWDIPRDEXRRXXEEKEXDDGXDTRGKESXRSPBSRHRHAXRPSSSSKQYQSXXKPSTXVKFWGAGNPSSEXPSSAFLPLIPXSSRRRSKGSDREALGKEGEXRPLLGRNDXVEVHXKEGXSFHEWDSEDDDEDSEEERRKVEQEKRHKRRRRTASESEREXDKLVGIYSDDDGSSGELGKFERYWXGHEGSAVGGIGGGGWFFGTYPAREKAGSINSRDGSLLGRGEGWGGAGGAGEGGWGSGEAWGSRRIGGTQWPPPPLTPPAPRRYWSVDKLPVKEEKKEKRKDKDKGRGDVACNCQSALEHQHAHSKWAKVSSRSQEELFLHCQRFGSSANSKRHSFKPDRTQNQPKSGSQSNLSIQRTQRTDRIRQSSTSQALIPSLPPPTLPALPAPPSASHPIHVPLPTSSSSVSSPSVVSSTPGAPQPSSMASASAKLLYQRLRSVPQPQRLQSPHLPLKAKSLCSRRGSAHFSSVESEV